The Streptococcus mitis genome has a segment encoding these proteins:
- the whiA gene encoding DNA-binding protein WhiA, with product MSFTVAVKEEILGQHHLSRHELSAIIKMSGSIGLSTSGLTLSVVTENAKLARHLYESFLYFYEIKSEIRHHQRSNLRKNRVYTVFTDEKVQDLLSDLHLADSFFGLETGIDEEILSDEEAGRAYLCGAFLANGSIRDPESGKYQLEISSVYLDHAQGIASLLQQFLLDAKVLERKKGAVTYLQRAEDIMDFLIVIGAMQARDDFERVKILRETRNDLNRANNAETANIARTVSASMKTINNISKIKDIMGLENLPVDLQEVAQLRIQHPDYSIQQLADSLSTPLTKSGVNHRLRKINKLADEL from the coding sequence ATGAGTTTCACAGTAGCAGTAAAAGAAGAAATCCTAGGTCAGCACCATCTAAGCCGGCATGAATTATCTGCCATTATCAAGATGTCTGGTAGCATCGGTCTCTCGACTTCGGGCTTGACCTTGTCCGTCGTGACAGAAAATGCCAAACTGGCTCGTCACCTCTATGAGTCCTTTCTCTATTTTTATGAAATCAAATCAGAAATCCGCCATCACCAACGGAGTAATCTTCGCAAGAATCGCGTCTATACCGTTTTTACTGATGAAAAGGTGCAGGATTTGTTGAGCGATTTGCATTTGGCCGACTCTTTCTTTGGCCTGGAAACAGGTATTGATGAGGAGATTTTATCAGACGAGGAAGCCGGTCGTGCTTATCTTTGTGGCGCTTTCTTGGCAAATGGAAGCATTCGTGACCCTGAATCAGGTAAGTACCAGTTGGAAATCAGTTCTGTTTATCTGGACCACGCGCAAGGGATTGCCTCACTTCTCCAGCAATTTTTACTGGATGCCAAGGTGCTTGAGCGTAAGAAGGGGGCAGTGACCTACCTCCAGCGAGCTGAAGATATTATGGACTTCTTGATTGTCATCGGAGCTATGCAGGCGCGTGATGATTTTGAGCGGGTTAAGATTTTGCGAGAAACTCGTAACGACCTCAATCGGGCCAATAATGCCGAGACAGCCAATATTGCTCGGACAGTTTCTGCCAGCATGAAGACTATCAACAATATCAGTAAAATCAAAGATATCATGGGCTTAGAAAATCTGCCAGTGGATTTGCAGGAAGTAGCACAGTTGCGGATTCAGCACCCAGACTACTCTATCCAGCAGTTAGCAGATAGTCTCAGCACTCCCCTTACAAAAAGTGGTGTCAACCACAGACTCAGAAAGATAAACAAATTAGCCGATGAACTATAA
- a CDS encoding NAD(P)/FAD-dependent oxidoreductase gives MSQLYDITIVGGGPVGLFAAFYAHLRQAKVQIIDSLPQLGGQPAILYPEKEILDVPGFPNLTGEELTNRLIEQLNGFDTPIHLNETVLEIEKQEEGFVITTSKGSHLSKTVIIAMGGGAFKPRPLELEGVEGYENIHYHVSNIQQYAGKKVTILGGGDSAVDWALAFEKIAPTTLVHRRDNFRALEHSVQALQESSVTIKTPFVPSQLLGDGKMLDKLEITKAKSDEAEIIDLDHLFVNYGFKSSVGNLKKWGLDLNRHKIIVNSKQESSQSGIYAIGDCCYYEGKIDLIATGLGEAPTAVNNAINYIDPEQKVQPKHSTSL, from the coding sequence ATGTCTCAACTCTATGATATTACCATTGTAGGTGGTGGTCCTGTCGGGCTTTTTGCGGCCTTCTATGCCCACCTACGCCAAGCCAAGGTCCAAATCATCGACTCTCTTCCTCAACTCGGTGGACAACCTGCTATTCTCTATCCTGAAAAGGAAATCCTCGACGTCCCAGGTTTCCCAAACTTGACTGGAGAAGAGTTGACCAACCGCTTGATTGAACAGCTAAACGGCTTTGATACCCCTATCCATCTCAACGAAACGGTTCTTGAGATTGAAAAACAAGAAGAAGGATTTGTCATCACAACTTCTAAAGGAAGTCATCTGTCTAAAACTGTTATCATTGCTATGGGGGGTGGTGCCTTCAAACCACGTCCGCTGGAACTAGAAGGCGTTGAGGGCTATGAAAATATCCACTACCACGTTTCTAACATTCAGCAATATGCTGGTAAGAAAGTGACGATTCTGGGTGGTGGGGACTCAGCTGTTGATTGGGCTTTAGCTTTTGAAAAAATTGCGCCAACTACCCTTGTCCACCGTAGAGATAATTTCCGCGCCTTGGAACACAGTGTCCAAGCCTTACAGGAATCTTCTGTGACCATCAAGACACCATTCGTCCCTAGCCAACTCCTTGGAGATGGAAAAATGCTTGATAAACTTGAAATCACAAAAGCCAAATCTGATGAAGCAGAAATTATTGACCTAGATCACCTCTTTGTCAACTATGGTTTCAAATCTTCTGTCGGTAACCTTAAAAAATGGGGTCTGGACCTCAACCGCCACAAGATTATCGTCAACAGCAAACAGGAATCCAGCCAATCAGGTATCTATGCTATCGGTGACTGCTGCTACTATGAAGGAAAAATTGACCTGATTGCGACAGGTCTCGGAGAAGCTCCAACCGCTGTCAACAATGCCATCAACTACATTGACCCAGAACAAAAGGTACAACCAAAACACTCTACTAGTTTATAA
- the cdaA gene encoding diadenylate cyclase CdaA gives MNFQQLSNLQYWTSLFSSPWSIAINLFDILIVAYILYRFTKAIAGTKIMILVRGVVIFVLAQVVANILDLTTISWLINQIITYGVIAAVVIFSPEIRTGLERLGRATDFFSTAQISAEEQMIRAFVKSVEYMSPRKIGALVAIQRVRTLQEYIATGIPLDANISAELLINIFIPNTPLHDGAVIIRENRIAVTSAYLPLTESTGISKEFGTRHRAAIGLSEVSDALTFIVSEETGGISITYNGVFKHDLTIEEFEAELRAILLPAVEEKVSFKDRLLGGWKYEKK, from the coding sequence ATGAACTTTCAACAATTATCCAATCTGCAATATTGGACTAGCTTGTTTTCTAGTCCTTGGAGTATTGCCATCAATCTGTTTGATATTTTGATTGTGGCCTATATTTTATATCGTTTTACAAAAGCGATAGCTGGCACCAAGATTATGATTTTGGTGCGTGGGGTCGTGATCTTTGTATTAGCCCAGGTTGTGGCCAATATCCTTGATTTAACAACGATTTCTTGGTTGATTAATCAGATTATCACCTATGGGGTTATTGCTGCGGTTGTTATCTTCTCTCCAGAGATTCGGACTGGTTTGGAACGCTTGGGAAGGGCGACAGATTTCTTTTCTACTGCTCAAATTAGTGCAGAGGAGCAAATGATTCGTGCCTTTGTCAAGTCGGTTGAATATATGAGTCCTCGTAAGATTGGTGCTCTGGTTGCCATCCAACGAGTTCGGACCTTACAAGAATACATTGCGACAGGGATTCCTTTGGATGCCAATATTTCAGCTGAACTCCTTATTAATATCTTTATCCCCAACACTCCCCTACACGATGGTGCTGTGATTATCAGAGAAAATCGAATAGCAGTAACCTCTGCCTATCTTCCCTTGACAGAAAGCACAGGGATTTCCAAGGAATTTGGGACCAGACACCGGGCGGCTATCGGTTTGTCAGAAGTATCCGATGCCTTGACCTTCATCGTCTCAGAGGAAACAGGAGGCATTTCTATTACCTATAACGGTGTTTTCAAGCACGACTTGACGATTGAAGAATTTGAAGCAGAGCTACGAGCAATTCTTTTGCCAGCTGTTGAGGAAAAAGTCAGTTTCAAGGACCGTTTGCTAGGAGGTTGGAAATATGAGAAAAAATAG
- a CDS encoding YbbR-like domain-containing protein, which translates to MRKNSLYIISSLFFACVLFIYATSTNFQNSNTARQVKSETYTNTITNVPIDIHYDNDQYFISGFASEVSVILTGANRVTLASEMQESTRKFKVTADLTDASVGTIEVPLNIENLPSGLTAVATPQKITVKVGKKVKRDGMIVVPQVDQSQIDSKLQIDSVTVSNERVSVTTDQETLAKIDRIIALLPTSERITGNYSGSVPLQAIDRNGVVLPAVITPFDTTMKVTTKPVAPSSSTSNSTTSSSSETSSSTKATSSKTN; encoded by the coding sequence ATGAGAAAAAATAGTCTATATATCATTTCATCTCTCTTTTTTGCTTGTGTCTTATTCATTTATGCAACGTCAACCAACTTTCAAAATAGCAATACCGCAAGGCAGGTCAAATCAGAAACCTACACCAATACGATAACGAACGTTCCTATCGATATTCACTATGATAATGACCAGTATTTCATTAGTGGATTTGCATCAGAAGTTTCAGTGATATTAACCGGAGCTAATCGTGTGACCTTGGCCAGCGAAATGCAGGAGAGCACTCGTAAGTTTAAGGTCACAGCGGATTTGACGGATGCCAGTGTTGGAACGATTGAAGTTCCCTTGAATATTGAAAATCTTCCAAGCGGATTGACCGCTGTGGCAACGCCTCAAAAGATTACAGTGAAAGTTGGGAAGAAGGTTAAGCGAGATGGGATGATTGTTGTGCCACAAGTTGACCAAAGCCAGATTGATTCCAAGCTACAAATTGATAGTGTAACCGTGTCAAACGAACGAGTTTCTGTCACAACTGACCAAGAAACATTAGCTAAAATCGATCGTATTATTGCGCTTTTACCAACCAGCGAACGCATAACCGGTAATTACAGTGGTTCAGTACCTTTGCAGGCAATCGATCGCAATGGTGTTGTCTTACCGGCAGTTATTACTCCGTTCGACACAACAATGAAGGTGACTACAAAACCAGTAGCACCAAGTTCAAGCACATCAAATTCAACTACAAGTAGTTCGTCGGAGACGTCTTCGTCAACGAAAGCAACTAGTTCAAAAACGAATTAA
- the glmM gene encoding phosphoglucosamine mutase: protein MGKYFGTDGVRGEANVELTPELAFKLGRFGGYVLSQHETEAPKVFVGRDTRISGEMLESALVAGLLSVGIHVYKLGVLATPAVAYLVKTEGASAGVMISASHNPALDNGIKFFGGDGFKLDDEKEAEIEALLDAAEDTLPRPSAEGLGTLVDYPEGLRKYEGYLVSTGTPLEGMKVALDTANGAASTSARQIFADLGAQLTVIGETPDGLNINLNVGSTHPETLQEVVKESDSAIGLAFDGDSDRLIAVDENGEIVDGDKIMYIIGKYLSEKGQLAQNTIVTTVMSNLGFHKALDREGINKAVTAVGDRYVVEEMRKSGYNLGGEQSGHVILMDYNTTGDGQLSAVQLTKIMKETGKSLSELAAKVTIYPQKLVNIRVENAMKEKAMEVPAIKDIIEKMEEEMAGNGRILVRPSGTEPLLRVMAEAPTTEEVDYYVDTIADVVRAEIGID from the coding sequence ATGGGTAAATATTTTGGGACTGATGGAGTCCGTGGAGAAGCTAATGTAGAATTAACGCCAGAATTGGCCTTTAAACTAGGACGTTTTGGAGGCTATGTTCTTAGCCAACATGAAACGGAAGCGCCGAAAGTTTTTGTAGGACGTGACACACGTATTTCTGGGGAAATGCTAGAATCTGCCTTGGTGGCAGGTCTCCTCTCTGTAGGGATTCACGTCTACAAACTTGGTGTCCTTGCAACACCAGCAGTAGCTTACTTGGTAAAAACTGAGGGAGCCAGTGCAGGTGTCATGATTTCTGCTAGCCACAACCCAGCCCTTGATAATGGGATTAAGTTCTTTGGTGGTGATGGTTTCAAACTAGATGATGAAAAAGAAGCAGAAATTGAAGCCTTGCTAGATGCTGCGGAAGACACTCTTCCTCGTCCAAGTGCTGAAGGCTTGGGAACCTTGGTAGATTATCCAGAAGGTTTGCGTAAGTATGAAGGATATCTTGTTTCAACTGGAACTCCTCTTGAAGGAATGAAGGTTGCCTTGGATACGGCTAATGGTGCAGCTTCTACAAGTGCCCGTCAAATCTTTGCAGATCTTGGTGCTCAATTAACTGTTATTGGGGAAACACCAGATGGTCTTAACATCAACCTTAATGTTGGTTCAACCCACCCAGAAACCCTTCAAGAAGTGGTCAAAGAAAGTGACTCAGCTATCGGTTTGGCTTTTGACGGAGACAGTGACCGTTTGATTGCTGTCGATGAGAATGGTGAGATCGTTGATGGTGATAAAATCATGTACATCATCGGAAAATACCTTTCTGAAAAAGGACAATTGGCGCAAAATACAATCGTGACAACCGTTATGTCTAACCTTGGTTTCCACAAGGCCTTGGATCGTGAAGGCATTAACAAGGCAGTCACTGCAGTTGGCGATCGTTACGTTGTTGAAGAAATGCGAAAATCAGGCTACAACCTTGGTGGTGAACAGTCTGGTCACGTCATCTTGATGGACTACAATACAACAGGTGATGGCCAATTATCTGCTGTTCAATTGACAAAAATCATGAAGGAAACTGGTAAGAGCCTGTCAGAGTTGGCAGCAAAAGTAACCATCTATCCACAAAAATTAGTCAATATCCGAGTGGAAAATGCTATGAAGGAAAAGGCTATGGAAGTGCCAGCTATCAAGGACATTATCGAGAAGATGGAAGAAGAAATGGCAGGGAATGGGCGTATCCTTGTTCGTCCAAGTGGAACAGAGCCCCTCTTGCGTGTTATGGCAGAAGCTCCTACAACAGAAGAAGTGGACTACTATGTTGATACTATCGCAGACGTAGTTCGAGCTGAAATCGGGATTGACTAA
- a CDS encoding DUF1149 family protein: MNLKREQEFVSQYHFDARNFEWENENGAPETKVDVNFQLIQHDQENQVTSLIVVLSFMIVFDKFVISGTISQVNHIDGRIVNEPSELNQEEVETLARPCLNMLNRLTYEVTEIALDLPGINLEF; the protein is encoded by the coding sequence ATGAATCTTAAACGTGAACAAGAATTTGTTAGTCAGTATCATTTTGATGCGCGTAATTTTGAATGGGAAAATGAAAATGGAGCTCCTGAAACTAAGGTGGATGTGAACTTCCAATTAATTCAACATGACCAAGAAAATCAAGTGACTTCCTTGATTGTTGTCTTGAGTTTTATGATTGTATTTGATAAATTTGTCATCAGTGGAACCATTTCACAGGTGAACCATATCGATGGTCGTATTGTTAACGAACCAAGTGAATTGAACCAAGAAGAAGTGGAAACCTTGGCTCGTCCATGTTTGAATATGCTCAACCGTTTAACTTACGAAGTAACTGAAATTGCATTAGACTTACCAGGAATCAATTTGGAGTTCTAA
- a CDS encoding DegV family protein — translation MKLAVITDSSAYLSADTLQREDLFVLDIPVNIDGEEYVEGINLTAEEFYQKMAQASELPKTSQPSIAKLDEILTSLKEQGYTHALGLFLSSGISGFYQNIQYMVDDYEGLTIAFPDTLITSAPLGIMVESVFNWRDQGDDFAIIQDKLAIQISHTSAFIMVDDLDHLVKGGRLSNGAAILGNLLSIKPILYFNDQGVIEVYEKVRTEKKATKRLIEIIKEATASGQYRIIVIHGNAPEKAEELRQHLLDSEVGTDISLATFGSVIGTHLGAGSIALGYIPVI, via the coding sequence ATGAAATTAGCTGTTATCACAGATTCCTCTGCCTATCTCAGTGCAGATACCTTGCAAAGAGAAGATTTATTTGTTTTGGATATTCCTGTCAATATTGATGGTGAGGAGTATGTCGAAGGCATCAATCTGACTGCTGAGGAATTTTACCAAAAAATGGCTCAGGCCTCTGAATTGCCTAAGACCAGTCAACCAAGTATTGCCAAGTTAGATGAGATTCTAACTTCGCTCAAAGAACAAGGTTACACCCATGCTTTAGGGCTTTTCCTATCTTCTGGAATTTCAGGTTTTTACCAAAATATCCAGTATATGGTGGATGACTATGAGGGCTTAACCATTGCTTTTCCAGACACTTTAATCACAAGTGCTCCTCTGGGTATCATGGTTGAAAGTGTCTTTAACTGGCGAGACCAGGGCGATGACTTTGCCATTATTCAGGATAAGCTAGCTATTCAGATTAGTCACACATCTGCTTTCATCATGGTGGATGACTTGGACCACTTGGTTAAAGGGGGACGCCTTTCAAATGGAGCTGCGATTTTGGGCAATCTGCTAAGCATTAAGCCGATTCTTTATTTTAATGACCAAGGTGTGATTGAAGTGTACGAAAAAGTTCGTACTGAAAAGAAAGCAACCAAGCGTTTAATTGAGATTATCAAGGAAGCAACAGCTTCAGGCCAATACCGTATCATTGTCATTCACGGGAATGCTCCTGAAAAGGCTGAAGAATTGCGTCAGCACTTGCTAGATTCTGAAGTGGGTACGGATATTTCACTTGCTACATTTGGTAGTGTCATTGGAACACACCTAGGAGCAGGAAGTATTGCTCTGGGTTATATTCCAGTGATTTAG
- the dapB gene encoding 4-hydroxy-tetrahydrodipicolinate reductase → MSIRVIIAGFKGRMGQAACQMVLADPDLDLVAVLYPFESESEWQGIPVFKDKADLAGFEADVWVDFTTPTVAYENTRFALENGFAPVVGTTGFTSEEIAELKAFSREQNLGGLIAPNFALGAVLLMQFARQAAKYFPNVEIIELHHDKKKDAPSGTAIKTAELMAEVRESTQQGAPDEEELIAGARGADFDGMRIHSVRLPGLVAHQEVIFGNQGEGLTLRHDSYDRSSFMTGVNLGIKEVVKRHELVYGLEHLL, encoded by the coding sequence ATGAGTATTCGAGTAATTATTGCTGGTTTTAAGGGAAGAATGGGCCAGGCTGCTTGTCAGATGGTCTTGGCTGATCCAGACTTGGACTTGGTAGCAGTTTTGTATCCCTTTGAGTCTGAATCAGAATGGCAGGGTATTCCTGTTTTCAAGGATAAGGCTGATTTAGCAGGCTTTGAAGCGGATGTCTGGGTAGACTTTACTACTCCAACTGTTGCCTATGAAAATACACGCTTTGCTCTTGAAAATGGCTTTGCTCCAGTAGTTGGAACAACTGGTTTCACGAGTGAAGAAATTGCAGAGCTGAAAGCATTTTCTCGTGAACAAAATTTGGGTGGTTTAATCGCTCCAAATTTTGCCTTGGGTGCTGTTTTACTCATGCAATTTGCAAGGCAGGCTGCTAAATATTTCCCAAATGTGGAGATTATCGAGCTCCATCATGACAAGAAAAAGGATGCTCCGAGTGGAACAGCTATTAAAACAGCTGAGTTAATGGCAGAAGTTCGAGAGTCTACCCAGCAAGGTGCGCCTGATGAAGAAGAATTGATTGCAGGTGCTCGTGGTGCTGACTTTGATGGCATGCGGATCCACTCAGTACGTTTGCCAGGCTTAGTAGCCCATCAGGAAGTCATCTTTGGCAATCAGGGAGAAGGATTGACACTCCGTCATGACTCCTATGATCGCAGCTCCTTCATGACAGGGGTGAATTTGGGAATTAAAGAAGTTGTCAAGCGTCATGAGCTTGTCTATGGATTAGAACACTTATTATGA
- a CDS encoding CCA tRNA nucleotidyltransferase — MRLTQMPSEFQKALPVLEKIKEAGFEAYFVGGSVRDALLNRPIHDVDIATSSYPEETKQIFPRTADIGIEHGTVLVLDGDEEYEVTTFRTEDVYVDYRRPSAVSFVRSLEEDLKRRDFTVNAFALDDTGEIIDLFHGLEDLENQVLRAVGVASERFNEDALRIMRGFRFQASLGFELESETFKAMKTLTPLLEKISVERTFVEFDKLLLAPFWRRGLTSMIESQAYDYLPDMAASQDELNRLFDLETDFTFESSEQAWAALLWALDIENAQPFLKAWKTSRQFAKQVQDLLTILALREKGELSKRDCYRFDLDLLLQAENLRQAQGKEVNPQAITETYQSLTIHDKKEIQINGGILIKEYGYQPGPDLGEILTEIEYAIVDGELENDRQAIHAYLREKK; from the coding sequence ATGAGATTAACGCAAATGCCTTCTGAATTTCAGAAGGCTTTACCAGTATTAGAAAAAATTAAAGAAGCAGGTTTTGAGGCCTATTTTGTTGGAGGTTCTGTTCGAGATGCCCTCCTCAATCGTCCTATCCATGATGTGGATATTGCGACGTCTTCTTATCCAGAAGAAACCAAGCAGATTTTTCCGCGAACAGCCGATATCGGAATCGAGCATGGAACTGTCTTGGTCTTAGATGGGGACGAGGAGTATGAGGTGACTACTTTTCGGACAGAGGATGTCTATGTGGACTATCGCAGACCCAGTGCGGTCTCCTTTGTGCGCTCGCTAGAAGAAGACCTCAAGCGCCGTGATTTCACAGTCAACGCCTTTGCCTTGGACGATACAGGAGAAATCATTGACTTGTTCCATGGTTTAGAAGATTTAGAAAATCAAGTTTTGCGGGCGGTTGGAGTGGCAAGTGAGCGTTTCAACGAAGATGCTTTGCGGATTATGCGTGGCTTCCGTTTTCAGGCCAGTCTTGGCTTTGAGCTTGAGTCAGAAACATTTAAAGCTATGAAGACTTTGACGCCACTTTTGGAGAAAATTTCTGTGGAGCGTACCTTCGTTGAGTTTGATAAACTCTTGCTGGCTCCATTTTGGAGAAGGGGCTTGACTTCCATGATTGAGAGTCAAGCTTATGATTATCTCCCTGATATGGCAGCTAGCCAGGACGAGCTTAACAGACTGTTTGATTTGGAGACTGATTTCACCTTTGAATCTTCAGAGCAAGCCTGGGCTGCTCTACTGTGGGCTTTGGATATTGAAAATGCGCAGCCATTTTTGAAGGCTTGGAAGACCTCACGTCAGTTTGCTAAGCAAGTTCAGGATTTACTGACTATTTTGGCCTTGCGTGAAAAGGGAGAATTGAGCAAGCGCGATTGTTATCGCTTTGACTTGGATTTGCTTTTACAGGCTGAAAATCTTCGTCAAGCCCAAGGAAAAGAAGTCAACCCACAAGCCATCACAGAAACCTACCAGAGTCTGACCATTCATGACAAGAAAGAAATTCAGATTAATGGTGGCATTTTGATTAAGGAATATGGCTATCAACCAGGCCCAGACTTGGGAGAGATTTTAACAGAGATTGAATATGCCATTGTCGATGGAGAATTGGAAAATGACCGTCAAGCCATCCATGCTTACTTGAGGGAGAAAAAATGA
- a CDS encoding ABC-F family ATP-binding cassette domain-containing protein, which produces MSDFIVEKLSKSVGDKTVFKDISFIIHDLDRIGLIGVNGTGKTTLLDVLSGVSGFDGDVSPFSAKNDYQIGYLTQDPDFDDSKTVLDTVLSSDLKEIQLIREYELIMLNYSEDKQARLERVMAEMDSLQAWEIESQVKTVLSKLGIQDLSTPVGELSGGLRRRVQLAQVLLGNHDLLLLDEPTNHLDIATIEWLTLFLKNSKKTVLFITHDRYFLDALSTRIFELDRAGLTEYQGNYQDYVRLKAEQDERDAALLHKKEQLYKQELAWMRRQPQARATKQQARINRFHDLKKEVSGGAAETDLTINFETSRIGKKVIEFQDVSFAYENKPILQDFNLLVQAKDRIGIVGDNGVGKSTLLNLIAGSLEPTAGQVVIGETVRIAYFSQQIEGLDESKRVINYLQEVAEEVKTSGGSTTSIAELLEQFLFPRSTHGTLIEKLSGGEKKRLYLLKLLLEKPNVLLLDEPTNDLDIATLTVLENFLQGFAGPVLTVSHDRYFLDKVATKILAFEDGKIRPFFGHYTDYLDEKAFETEMANQVQKVEKEKVVKVREDKKRMTYKEKQEWANIEGDIESLENRIAAIEEEMQANGSDFGKLATLQKELDEKNVALLEKYERYEYLSEFDS; this is translated from the coding sequence ATGAGTGATTTTATCGTTGAAAAACTAAGTAAATCCGTTGGTGACAAGACGGTTTTTAAGGATATTTCCTTTATTATCCATGACCTAGATAGAATTGGTCTGATTGGTGTCAATGGAACGGGCAAGACCACCCTTTTGGACGTCCTTTCTGGTGTTTCTGGATTTGATGGAGATGTCAGTCCCTTTTCAGCTAAGAATGATTACCAGATTGGTTACTTGACCCAAGATCCTGATTTTGATGATAGCAAGACGGTCTTGGATACGGTTCTCTCCAGCGACCTCAAGGAAATCCAGCTCATTCGTGAGTATGAGTTGATCATGCTCAACTACAGTGAGGACAAGCAGGCGCGTTTGGAACGTGTCATGGCAGAGATGGACTCTCTTCAAGCTTGGGAAATTGAGAGTCAGGTCAAGACGGTTCTCAGCAAGCTGGGGATTCAGGACTTATCCACTCCAGTTGGGGAATTGTCAGGCGGTCTAAGAAGACGGGTCCAGTTGGCGCAAGTTCTTCTTGGCAACCACGACCTCTTGCTGCTGGATGAGCCGACCAACCATCTTGACATTGCGACTATTGAGTGGCTGACCCTCTTTTTAAAAAATTCTAAGAAGACAGTTCTCTTTATCACTCACGATCGTTATTTCTTAGACGCTTTGTCAACACGGATTTTCGAGTTGGATAGAGCTGGATTGACCGAGTATCAGGGCAATTATCAGGACTATGTTCGTCTAAAGGCGGAACAGGACGAGCGCGACGCGGCTCTTCTTCACAAAAAGGAACAACTCTATAAGCAAGAATTGGCCTGGATGCGCAGACAACCGCAGGCGCGTGCGACTAAACAACAGGCTCGTATCAATCGTTTCCATGACTTGAAGAAAGAAGTTTCAGGTGGTGCTGCTGAGACAGACTTAACCATAAACTTTGAAACCAGTCGGATCGGTAAAAAAGTCATCGAGTTTCAGGATGTTTCCTTTGCCTATGAAAACAAGCCTATTTTGCAAGATTTTAATCTCTTGGTGCAGGCCAAAGATCGTATTGGAATCGTTGGGGACAACGGTGTTGGAAAATCAACCCTGCTTAATCTGATTGCAGGCAGTCTTGAGCCGACAGCAGGACAAGTTGTGATTGGGGAAACAGTTCGCATCGCCTATTTCTCTCAGCAAATTGAGGGATTGGATGAGAGCAAGCGAGTTATCAATTACTTGCAGGAAGTGGCAGAAGAGGTCAAGACCAGCGGTGGTTCTACGACTTCCATTGCGGAATTGCTGGAGCAGTTCCTCTTCCCACGTTCGACGCATGGAACCTTGATTGAGAAATTGTCTGGTGGAGAGAAAAAACGCCTTTATCTTCTCAAACTGCTCCTTGAAAAACCAAATGTTCTTCTCTTGGACGAGCCAACCAATGACCTAGACATTGCGACTTTGACAGTTTTGGAGAATTTTTTGCAAGGCTTTGCAGGTCCTGTCTTGACAGTTAGCCATGACCGCTATTTCTTGGATAAGGTAGCAACCAAGATTCTCGCTTTTGAGGATGGCAAGATTCGTCCTTTCTTTGGTCATTACACCGACTACCTTGATGAAAAAGCCTTTGAAACAGAGATGGCCAATCAAGTGCAAAAGGTAGAAAAGGAGAAAGTAGTTAAGGTCCGTGAAGACAAGAAACGCATGACCTATAAAGAAAAGCAGGAGTGGGCAAATATTGAAGGCGATATTGAATCCTTGGAAAATCGTATCGCTGCTATTGAAGAGGAGATGCAGGCCAATGGCTCTGACTTTGGTAAGCTGGCTACTCTCCAAAAAGAACTGGATGAGAAAAACGTAGCACTTCTTGAAAAATACGAACGCTATGAATACCTAAGTGAATTTGATAGCTAG